The sequence ATCTTGTGGTCTTTCAACCAATCGGTGAGCTGGTCGAGGTTGGTACTCATAAATGCCTCTGGGCTGAGTCTCCTGACATGATGTCAGGCAAAGTTTGACGCTATGGGCGTCGCGTTAAAGGGGGCTTGCTCGCGCAGTGCCGGCTTACGCCTGGCACCGCGCATAGACAATGAAAGAAGAGCTTACCTGCCCTTTACGCTGGCGTTGCATTTCCTGTGCACACTCAAGGTGTGCAGAATCATGAGCACGGCTGGGGTAGCGGCACAGGCTTTGGAAATGAAAGCGATCTATAGTGGAAGGAGACGCCATAAACAGGATGCTTTCCCGTACGTCCAGAATATCGGACGCTGGCGCTTGAACGGCCATGGACGGGAACATCGTCGGCAACTTGTCAGCCATGCTGGCTGCGCTACGGACGGATTGGTCGCCACTGATGTGATGAGCATGCAGACCGTACTGTTGCGAGCAGTCGGTGATGCCGATTAACGGCAGGCGAGACATGAAGCACCCCGGTATTATTGCTGTTATGGGTTTGATCGGAGCTTAGCCTTGTTCATTTTTTTACACAACACCCCCGTAAAAAATACAACACGGCCTGCTCAAGCCCGCGGGTGCCCAGCGTCACAAGGACTAAAAACCGCCCCAAAGTGCCCCATAAATGCCCTTGCAGCGCTTTTTTAGGGCAAAAAAGGCCTCGCTTGACTTCGGCAGGCCGTTCGGGTTGACTGAAACCAGAAAAGATCAATGATTGATATTTTTAACAACAAAGGTGTTGCATCATGTCGGTACCCCCGCGTGCCGTTCAGCTTAACGAAGCGAACGCGTTCCTTAAGGAACATCCTGAGGTTCTGTACGTTGACCTTCTGATTGCGGATATGAATGGTGTGGTGCGCGGCAAGCGCATTGAACGCACCAGCCTCCACAAGGTTTACGAGAAAGGCATCAACCTGCCGGCCTCTCTATTTGCTCTGGATATCAATGGTTCGACGGTGGAAAGCACCGGCCTGGGCCTGGACATCGGCGACGCCGATCGTATCTGCTATCCAATCCCCGATACGCTGTGCAACGAGCCATGGCAGAAGCGCCCGACCGCGCAACTGTTGATGACCATGCACGAACTCGAGGGTGACCCATTCTTCGCCGATCCGCGCGAAGTGCTCCGTCAAGTTGTTGCAAAGTTTGACGAGCTGGGCCTGACCATCTGCGCCGCATTCGAACTCGAGTTCTACCTGATCGACCAGGAAAACGTGAACGGCCGTCCACAGCCGCCACGCTCGCCGATCTCCGGCAAACGTCCGCACTCGACGCAGGTCTACCTGATCGACGACCTCGACGAATACGTCGACTGCCTCCAGGACATTCTGGAAGGTGCCAAAGAGCAAGGCATCCCGGCCGACGCCATCGTCAAGGAAAGTGCCCCGGCGCAGTTCGAAGTGAACCTGCACCACGTCGCTGACCCGATCAAGGCATGCGATTACGCGGTACTGCTCAAGCGTCTGATCAAGAACATCGCCTACGACCATGAAATGGACACCACCTTCATGGCCAAGCCGTACCCGGGCCAGGCAGGTAATGGTCTGCACGTACACATTTCGATTCTGGATAAAGAAGGCAAAAACATTTTTGCCAGCGAGGATCCCGAGCAGAACGCCGCGCTGCGTCACGCGATCGGCGGTGTGCTCGAGACCCTGCCCGCGCAGATGGCTTTCCTCTGCCCGAACGTCAACTCCTACCGTCGTTTCGGCGCACAGTTCTACGTGCCGAACTCGCCGTGCTGGGGCCTGGACAACCGCACCGTGGCGATTCGCGTACCGACCGGCTCGTCCGATGCCGTGCGTATCGAACATCGCGTGGCCGGTGCCGACGCCAACCCGTACCTGCTGATGGCTTCGGTACTGGCCGGCGTGCACCACGGTCTGACCAACAAGATCGAGCCGGGCGCGCCAGTCGAAGGCAACAGCTACGAGCAGAACGAGCAAAGCCTGCCGAACAACTTGCGCGATGCCCTGCGTGAGCTGGACGACAGCGAGGTGATGGCCAAGTACATCGATCCGAAGTACATCGATATCTTCGTCGCCTGCAAGGAAAGCGAGCTGGAGGAGTTCGAACACTCCATCTCCGACCTTGAGTACAACTGGTATCTGCATACCGTTTAAGCGGTTGTAGCTTCAGGAAAAACGCCGTTGGCTGATTCAGCCAACGGCGTTTTTTTATGGCCGCCTGCGGCGGTTCGCGAGCAGGCTCGCTCCTACAGGGGGCTGTGTGTACAAATGCTCAAGTTCACTGGAGATCAAATGTGGGAGCGAGCCTGCTCGCGAAGCGGCCGACAAGACAACACACAAGCCGGCTCGTACAATGCCCGCTGCCCCGCAGGAGACTTCCATGACGCGACCCGCCCCCGTCCGCAAACCCCGTGCCCGCAGTCAGGCGCGCATCGATTCGATACTCGACGCCGCGCGCACATTGCTGGCGGCCGAGGGTGTGGCGAGTCTGTCGATTTATAGCGTCGCCGAACGCGCGCAGATCCCGCCCTCTTCCGTGTACCACTTTTTCGCCAGCGTCCCGGCATTGCTTGAAGCGCTGACGGCGGATGTGCACGCCGCATTTCGTGCCTGCCTTCAGGCGCCCATCGATCACGAAGCACTGCGAGACTGGCGTGATCTGTCGCGACTGGTCGAACAACGGATGCTGGAGATCTACGACGAAGACGCGGCGGCGCGGCAGTTGATCCTCGCGCAACACGGTTTGACCGAAGTGACTCAGGCTGACCGTCAGCACGACATAGAACTGGGCGATCTGATGCACAAGCTGTTCGATCATCACTTCGAATTGCCGAGGCTGCCGGAAGATGTCGATGTGTTCGCCCTGGCGATGGAATTGGGCGACCGGGTTTATGCGCGTTCGGTGCAGCAGCATGGGCAGATTACGC comes from Pseudomonas sp. RU47 and encodes:
- a CDS encoding glutamine synthetase family protein; amino-acid sequence: MSVPPRAVQLNEANAFLKEHPEVLYVDLLIADMNGVVRGKRIERTSLHKVYEKGINLPASLFALDINGSTVESTGLGLDIGDADRICYPIPDTLCNEPWQKRPTAQLLMTMHELEGDPFFADPREVLRQVVAKFDELGLTICAAFELEFYLIDQENVNGRPQPPRSPISGKRPHSTQVYLIDDLDEYVDCLQDILEGAKEQGIPADAIVKESAPAQFEVNLHHVADPIKACDYAVLLKRLIKNIAYDHEMDTTFMAKPYPGQAGNGLHVHISILDKEGKNIFASEDPEQNAALRHAIGGVLETLPAQMAFLCPNVNSYRRFGAQFYVPNSPCWGLDNRTVAIRVPTGSSDAVRIEHRVAGADANPYLLMASVLAGVHHGLTNKIEPGAPVEGNSYEQNEQSLPNNLRDALRELDDSEVMAKYIDPKYIDIFVACKESELEEFEHSISDLEYNWYLHTV
- a CDS encoding TetR/AcrR family transcriptional regulator; protein product: MTRPAPVRKPRARSQARIDSILDAARTLLAAEGVASLSIYSVAERAQIPPSSVYHFFASVPALLEALTADVHAAFRACLQAPIDHEALRDWRDLSRLVEQRMLEIYDEDAAARQLILAQHGLTEVTQADRQHDIELGDLMHKLFDHHFELPRLPEDVDVFALAMELGDRVYARSVQQHGQITPRMAEEGMRVFDAYIGLYLPPYLPKRSLVI
- a CDS encoding glutamine amidotransferase — its product is MSRLPLIGITDCSQQYGLHAHHISGDQSVRSAASMADKLPTMFPSMAVQAPASDILDVRESILFMASPSTIDRFHFQSLCRYPSRAHDSAHLECAQEMQRQRKGQVSSSFIVYARCQA